The following proteins are encoded in a genomic region of Planctomycetota bacterium:
- a CDS encoding enolase C-terminal domain-like protein, protein MADLRITGVRAFLTQPQGARLIVVKVLTSEPGLHGLGCATFTQRHRAVEAAIQHHIGPFAVGKDPRNIEDLWQAMMVNGYWRNGPVLNNAISGVDMALWDIKGKLAGMPCYDLWGGKCRPAAAVYVHCNGATPEALADAARARMAEGYGHIRCQLGGYPGTELSDRPPLPGAPPGEYFNPKEKLIRLPALFEFLRRALGERVELLHDVHERLAPVDAVWLAKALEPYRLFFLEDVLAPEDLEWFENIRSVCATPLAMGELFNHPREITPLVARRLIDFIRVHPSQLGGITPCLKLAHLCAAFGVRTAWHGPGDLSPVGVAANVHMDLALHNFGIQEWSFPNQAVRDLFPGLPEARAGYAWANDRPGLGVEFDEALAAKFPCDDANPTWTVARLPDGTLWRP, encoded by the coding sequence ATGGCCGACTTGCGAATCACAGGAGTCCGGGCATTCCTCACGCAGCCCCAAGGGGCGCGGCTCATCGTGGTGAAGGTGCTCACGAGCGAGCCGGGGCTCCATGGCCTCGGCTGCGCCACGTTCACGCAACGCCACCGGGCCGTCGAGGCCGCCATCCAGCACCACATCGGGCCGTTCGCCGTGGGCAAGGACCCGCGCAACATCGAGGACCTCTGGCAGGCGATGATGGTGAACGGCTACTGGCGGAACGGGCCGGTGCTCAACAACGCCATCAGCGGCGTGGACATGGCGCTGTGGGACATCAAGGGCAAGCTGGCCGGGATGCCCTGCTACGACCTCTGGGGCGGCAAGTGCCGCCCGGCCGCGGCCGTCTACGTCCACTGCAACGGCGCGACGCCCGAGGCCCTGGCGGACGCCGCCCGCGCGCGGATGGCCGAGGGCTACGGGCACATCCGCTGCCAGCTCGGCGGCTATCCCGGCACGGAACTGAGCGACCGCCCTCCCCTGCCCGGCGCGCCGCCAGGCGAGTACTTCAACCCCAAGGAGAAGCTCATCCGCCTCCCCGCCCTCTTCGAGTTCCTGCGCCGCGCGCTGGGCGAGCGCGTGGAACTGCTCCACGACGTTCACGAGCGCCTGGCGCCCGTGGACGCCGTGTGGCTCGCCAAGGCCCTGGAGCCGTACCGCCTGTTCTTCCTCGAGGACGTTCTGGCGCCCGAGGACCTCGAGTGGTTCGAGAACATCCGTTCCGTGTGCGCCACGCCGCTGGCGATGGGCGAGCTGTTCAACCACCCGCGCGAGATCACGCCGCTCGTCGCCCGCCGCCTCATTGACTTCATTCGCGTGCACCCGTCGCAGCTCGGCGGCATCACGCCCTGCCTCAAGCTGGCCCACCTGTGCGCGGCGTTCGGCGTGCGCACCGCCTGGCACGGGCCGGGCGACCTCTCGCCCGTGGGCGTCGCGGCCAACGTCCACATGGACCTCGCTCTTCACAACTTCGGCATCCAGGAGTGGAGCTTCCCGAACCAGGCGGTGCGGGACCTGTTCCCCGGGCTGCCCGAGGCCCGAGCCGGCTACGCCTGGGCCAACGACCGGCCGGGCCTGGGGGTGGAGTTCGACGAGGCCCTCGCCGCGAAGTTCCCGTGTGACGATGCGAACCCGACCTGGACCGTCGCCCGCCTGCCCGACGGCACGCTGTGGCGCCCATGA